One genomic region from Pagrus major chromosome 24, Pma_NU_1.0 encodes:
- the LOC140992242 gene encoding probable ribonuclease ZC3H12C, translating into MGQKDHVEAGAGHILDLGLDLEYLHVAGADCQAGAADGPPAMEEQAESSSNSSTANSPPPTVVEDNAGSDAEGEPVPSSSATLAAGSDPDGAEGGSTHSKSSHQPLCRTQCVDLGTEGPPEPPSELTSELEHDTPAQSSPSSPCKHPPEPSSNPEPASEAGGKEYQAKLEFALKLGYSEETVRLVLSKLGPDTLINDILGELVKLGTKSDSEQPAGSLASTSSSSSSSSSCGCSDLLDGQRSDSPCPSDSLCDQDNLRPIVVDGSNVAMSHGNKEVFSCQGIQLAVDWFLERGHHDITVFVPAWRKEQSRPDAPITDQEILRRLEKEKILVFTPSRRVQGRRVVCYDDRFIVKLAYESDGIIVSNDNYRDLANEKPEWKKFIDERLLMYSFVNDKFMPPDDPLGRHGPSLDNFLRKRPVMPEQKKQPCPYGKKCTYGHKCKYYHPERGAQPQRAVADELRASAKTCVTTKNQGDTGLVKSHSVPAGSIEAKKGAPKRQSDPSIRALSYSDAEEKLLAKGRAESQKSSLCSSNSSSRTMSPAPGGGPPSGLSLPQDQQSRAATPHALPAPGHDLYPHCESPDLSYYSVTRAYSGLSLSSRRSPDCRFPNDTDLRLGSMGSAGSECGSESSVSCGSSCDSYGERPCPACPPDTLLEDSVHFANPHSRLYPHHALSNHELCGLHPADYTNIQHSHSSNAGVHSYHLARGQSCAHDQPPPEAPPKRPLYPLPPHLQHQPLAARSSCPGDYHSLPQSNPHPPGSPLGRCLAPTRAESVSDSHLYEHLSTSHHHHRPKALPSWDTYYRQPPLPPSRYEPSAYQSLPDTRQSSWHAPPWAQDGYAQHHSSHPALHPSPTHYLNHPPPPAHPPHPPHPSSTPLSPYPPHSAHLSVPSHAPPPSYMPQHPESPAHSRYGDVREKVYVNLCNIFPSELVSRVMARSPHITDPQQLAAAILAEKAQTGY; encoded by the exons ATGGGCCAGAAGGACCATGTGGAGGCAGGAGCAGGCCACATCCTCGACCTGGGGCTGGATTTGGAGTATCTCCACGTAGCGGGGGCTGACTGTCAGGCTGGCGCCGCTGACGGGCCCCCTGCTATGGAGGAGCAGGCGGAGAGCTCCAGCAACAGCAGCACCGCCAATTCCCCTCCGCCGACCGTGGTGGAGGATAATGCTGGGTCTGACGCAGAGGGCGAGCCGGTACCCTCTTCCAGTGCCACCCTTGCTGCCGGCTCTGACCCAGATGGAGCAGAGGGAGGGTCGACTCACAGCAAGAGCAGCCACCAGCCACTTTGTCGGACCCAGTGTGTGGACTTAGGCACTGAGGGTCCTCCTGAGCCCCCATCTGAACTCACATCAGAGCTTGAACATGACACCCCTGCCCAGTCCTCACCCAGCTCCCCATGTAAGCACCCACCTGAGCCTTCATCCAATCCAGAACCAGCATCTGAGGCCGGTGGGAAGGAGTACCAGGCTAAGCTGGAGTTTGCCCTGAAGCTGGGGTACTCAGAAGAGACGGTGCGACTGGTGCTGTCCAAGCTCGGCCCTGACACCCTAATCAATGATATACTGGGAGAGCTGGTCAAACTGGGAACCAAGTCAGACAGCGAGCAGCCAGCTGGATCATTAGCCtctacctcatcatcatcatcctcctcttcctcctgcggCTGTTCTGATTTACTGGATGGCCAGAGGTCGGACTCACCCTGTCCTTCGGACTCTCTGTGTGACCAGGACAACCTGCGGCCAATTGTGGTGGATGGCAGCAACGTAGCCATGAG CCATGGCAACAAGGAAGTGTTTTCCTGCCAGGGCATCCAGCTGGCTGTCGATTGGTTCCTGGAGCGTGGCCATCATGACATCACAGTGTTTGTGCCTGCGTGGAGGAAAGAGCAGTCCCGCCCCGATGCCCCGATAACAG atCAGGAAATCCTGCGTCGCCTTGAGAAGGAAAAGATCCTCGTCTTCACTCCTTCGCGGCGCGTCCAAGGCCGACGCGTGGTTTGCTATGATGACCGCTTCATCGTCAAGCTGGCCTATGAGTCAGACGGCATCATTGTCTCCAACGATAACTACCGAGACCTGGCTAATGAGAAGCCTGAGTGGAAGAAGTTCATAGATGAACGGCTGCTCATGTATTCCTTTGTAAATGACAA ATTCATGCCCCCAGATGACCCTCTTGGTCGCCATGGCCCCAGCCTAGACAACTTCCTGAGGAAAAGACCTGTCATGcctgaacagaaaaaacagcctTGCCCAtatg GAAAGAAGTGCACTTATGGTCACAAGTGTAAGTACTACCACCCGGAAAGAGGTGCTCAGCCTCAGCGTGCCGTGGCTGATGAGCTGCGTGCCAGTGCCAAGACCTGTGTTACCACAAAAAACCAGGGGGACACTGGGCTAGTGAAGAGCCACAGCGTGCCAGCTGGCAGCATAGAGGCAAAAAAAGGCGCTCCGAAAAGGCAGTCGGACCCTAGCATCCGAGCTCTGTCATACAGCGATGCGGAGGAGAAGCTGCTGGCGAAAGGGAGAGCCGAAAGCCAGAAGAGCAGTCTGTGTAGCAGCAACAGTAGCAGTAGAACCATGTCCCCAGCCCCGGGAGGCGGCCCGCCATCCGGTCTTAGCCTTCCTCAGGACCAACAGTCCAGAGCAGCGACTCCTCATGCTCTACCAGCCCCTGGCCATGACCTTTACCCTCACTGTGAGTCTCCAGACTTGAGCTACTACTCAGTGACGCGTGCCTACTCGGGCCTGAGCCTCTCCTCCAGAAGGAGCCCAGACTGTCGCTTCCCTAATGACACAGACCTGCGGCTGGGCTCTATGGGCTCAGCGGGCTCCGAATGTGGCAGTGAAAGCAGCGTGAGTTGCGGTAGCAGCTGCGACTCGTATGGTGAGAGGCCGTGTCCTGCATGCCCCCCAGACACCTTACTGGAAGACAGCGTCCATTTTGCTAATCCCCACAGCCGGCTGTATCCCCATCACGCCTTGTCAAACCATGAACTTTGTGGCCTTCATCCTGCCGATTACACAAATATCCAACACAGCCACTCATCTAACGCCGGAGTACACAGCTACCACCTGGCACGTGGGCAGAGTTGTGCCCACGATCAGCCTCCACCAGAGGCACCCCCGAAGCGCCCTCTCTACCCTTTGCCCCCTCACCTCCAGCACCAGCCGCTGGCTGCACGCTCCAGCTGCCCAGGCGACTACCACTCTCTGCCCCAGTCCAACCCCCACCCCCCTGGCTCCCCCCTTGGCCGCTGCCTGGCCCCGACACGAGCAGAGAGTGTGTCCGACTCGCATCTGTATGAGCACCTCTCTACATCGCACCATCACCACAGGCCTAAAGCTCTGCCCAGCTGGGACACATACTACAGACAGCCTCCGTTACCGCCGTCCAGGTATGAGCCGTCTGCCTATCAGAGCCTGCCAGACACACGCCAGTCATCCTGGCACGCTCCTCCCTGGGCACAGGACGGCTACGCCCAGCACCACTCCTCTCACCCAGCTCTCCACCCATCCCCGACACATTACTTAAACCACCCACCACCTCCAGCCCACCCTCCTCACCCGCCTCATCCATCCAGCACTCCTCTCTCGCCGTACCCGCCTCACAGTGCTCACCTTTCAGTGCCCTCCCACGCTCCTCCCCCCTCCTACATGCCACAGCACCCGGAATCCCCTGCGCACAGCCGCTACGGGGACGTGAGGGAGAAAGTGTACGTCAACCTGTGCAACATCTTCCCCTCGGAGCTGGTGAGCCGAGTGATGGCCAGGAGCCCCCACATCACAGACCCTCAGCAGCTGGCAGCCGCCATCCTTGCAGAGAAAGCCCAGACAGGCTACTGA